CAAACTTTAAATAACATTACTAATTTACTAGTTACGATTTTGGCATTTTGCAAACAAACAAATTCCTAAGGTATGGGGGATCTACATGTCGACTCAAAACCACTATCGCTACGATAACATGAAAGTAAATCATTCACTTATTTAGCGTTTAATGTTTGAAATGGCAAATACCCGTTTTTATATGTTCCACACTCGTTTCCCATCTGCTGAAAATAAACTAGtatctttttagaaaaaaaaatgaatttaatttagtttaaaaaagaGGAAGAAATTAACCTATTTAATTAACCTATTTACGATCGGGTGGTGAAAAAAGGAAGTGAAGCTGAGGAAGGCAATCGCTGGAAGAGGCGATGGTGTTGAAGGGGTATGCGTTTTATACGCATGATCTGGACGTGATCCGGTGTGTGTCGGagagatgaagctgatgaaACCCGATACCTTTAATACAGTTGTTAGAGGTGGGTTTCATCggaaaatggtggagaatagaGTTTCTCCGATTTGGCTCTGGAATTGACGCTTGAATGATTCGATAATCGCCGATATTTTCTTTGCTGGTGGTCATCTTTGGCGTTGAAGGCTTGTAGTCGTATGGTGTGTTTTCTGGCGATACGAGGTCTCTGGCCGTGTCTCCGGTGATGAATTAAAGCGGTGCCGTTCAGGCGACGAGGAAAGAAGTGGTGGATGGGTGGCACGTGTCCCTGCGTTTGGGCTTTTTCAGCACGTGGCGTTCATGCTTCATGAGGTGTCCGGACGCGTGTGTCGCGTTGACGGTGAATCTCAACGCGTGGACGGTCACGTATGTTTGGTTGACGCGCGTTTACGTTTGTGGGTTGATTGGGCTTTAGgcctatttgtttctgttttgttatgTCCATTTTGTGGgcttttaatgttttttctGTGTTTTGGGCTTCGGCGCAGCACTTTAATAAAagatggccaaaaaaaaaaaaccaatttaCGATCTTGACATCTTGTGAACCAACAGATCCAACCAAATTCATTACATTATTGAACATGCTCATACACATACACTTTATTGATTTTTCATACAAAAGAGAGACTTGATTGCTTCTCCCGAAATAAAACACGTATACTCAACTAATCCAAAAACTCTTATTTTAGTACTACATGCAGTTCTTGATATTAGTTGAACCATGAAACTACTTAAACATTGTTGAAACTCTCGTAAGTAAGCGCACACATTTATGCTCCAGAGACGGCACAGTAAGCGTGAAGAGTAGAATGAGGTCTACGACCAGCCTCAGTGTGATAGAAACTCATCAAGTCAACGTAAGTGAATGGTTTGAAGAGACGTGGGTGCTTCTCGTCCACAAGCTCTTTTGGTGGTTCGATGATGTAATCTCCGTTTGGAGTCGAGAACAATGCTATTGAATaccttgtcttctttctttccgTTACTCTTACTCTATGAAACGGACGAGATAGTCTACCATTCATAAGtgcctgcaaaaaaaaaataaaaaaagatccAACACCAAGATTCATGATGAGAAGAAAACATAATGTTAATGTATAAACACTTGAGTAACGTCGACATGCATTTGTGAAAGTGATAAGAAAAAATTAGAAGgtgaattatataatatttatatcataaagttatgaatatgtatatcataaagttataatatatatatcataaaaaagtTATGATTATTATGAGGATCGCAATTAATATATTATGGTGCAtccgatttaaaaataaaataagttagaACTTACATATAGAGAATCTCCAGCCATAACAACGAAAGAGTTATGACATGGTTTTAACCTGATCCACTTTTCATCTTTGGTTAACACCTCCAAACCTTCAATCTCATATTGATAAAGTACCGTCAAAAGGTTTTTATCAGTATGAGAAGGTAGACCtaatttcttctcctcatcatCTGCGCCACCATTAGCTTTAACACTATCACTAACGCCAACAGTAGCACTAGTACGAGTACCAGTATTAGCCTTAACATCAGCAATAGTGCCAATGTTAACATCAGCACCAACACTAGATTTAGCACTAACATTAGTACCAACGTCGACATTAGACTTAACATTAGCACAATCACCAGTATTAACGTCATCACCATTATGATTGGTACCAACACCAGTGCAAACGTCACCCTTGGCATTAGCATCGTCATCAATATGAACTTTAGCAATACCATTAGCAATATCACCAGCATCAGCGTTAGCAGTTGTATTCGTATTACCACCATCATCAGAATCTTTAGTACCAACCGCAACATTAGCATCAACATCAGGTGGTGCTACATACTTCATCAGTCGCAGACGGTAATTCGTTGACTTGAGGTGTTCATCAAAGTAGTTTTCTATCCCAAAGCTCTCTATGACCATTCTTCTCACCATTACATCCAATTCTGCTAACTTCTCTGAAAACTTCTGGATCGTTTCGCTGTTTTcaacacaaagaaaatttatatagctattttaatagaaacaaaaaaaaatgcgtGAAACGTGagattgaaaacaaaatttcagtTCATTACTATATGAGTGAACTGacatttttccaaaaaaataaagataaaaacaaggttttttatagaaaattgtCACATAACTTATGAAAAACAACTAGCAAAAAGttacgaaaatatttttgatgaaaGATTAACAGGAATTTACGAACAATTAATTTACTCTATGAAGCAttactgagttttttttttttgacatgaCGTTACCTCATAGTCTTGTTACCCTCACAATCAGGGCGTAGCAGTTGAGTAAATTCGTTAACTTTCTCCAAAACATTGGAATCCTGGATCCCTAGACTCTCAGAGAGACCATTATGAGTTGAATATCCAGTGTAAGGTTTCGGAGACACGTTTCTCTGTTTAGCCTCAACTGGTAACTCGAAAAGCTCTATCATGGCATCCAAAACTGACTTCTTAAGCTCTTCTGACACTCTATCATATGACACCTCAAAAGCGCCGTAGTCTTCAAGAGCTTTACGGACATCACTCCTCACTTCAACCCACTTCTCACCTCCTGGTTTTAGGGTTTGGTCCGAGAGATAGATGACTGGAAGTTGAGGAGTGTCTGCACCCATTCTTTTCGCCTTTGGTgcaaatccaaaaaatatatttataaaatgttaattaGCTTTATTTTAACCCGAAAGAAACTGTTTAAGTAGCTCTTTAATCAtcacaacaaaagaaaacattcaAAACTCATAAGACAACTACCTTTGGAGTTTTTCTTTGATTCAAAGAGATCAAGCTGGTTTTCTtttccttagtttttttttttgcttccgtACTGAGAAAGTAAATGATGGAATGTCCATTTTATAGACAGaaacattctatttttttttttcctttagagAAACACACGTGGGTTTAATATGAAAATTCAAAGGGAGGAAAGTTGGTATATCACAAAAACAGATAGCTTTTAAAAAGTTGGTGAATTGTATATCTCGTTTATAACGTCCCAATACACTGAATTGCCTTCGTGGTATAAGATGAACAACAACTCAATCACTAACCTAACATTTCTCTTTTGTGAAAAAGATAAGTGTATGTGAAAAGCAACGGCTAAGAATATTAATCGTATGGAATTTCGGTTTTTGATAACAAGATATTTTGAGGAAGAAACtcattttagtgttttttttgaaaaaaaaaagattttgtttcaaaaaagtCAAATATTTACACTCCCAATTAACATTCACACTCTTAGATCAATCATTATTAAGAAACTCTTGTGAATTCCTAACAAGTATAACAACAGATTTAATATAGCTTATTtgtgtaattaaattttaagttgCAAAGACATTTTAAATAATTGATATAAAGCCAATTCTTACAAAacatatttgaagtttttttatgTGTTTCACTTGAGAGACTCATGTCACTCAGCTCATTCTATCTCCtgcatttatattattttcattctttttaatCCCGGGTTATCAGGAGGTTTCTTAACCCGGAGGTTCCACAAAAACCATAAAAACCGATCACAAAAGTAATGAAATAAGAGCGTGATTAACCCGTGATTCTTAGGATGAGAtttttagcggaagttaagaaacagtttcttaacttccgctaagaataCCACTCTAAGAACCatgggttaatcatggtctaaggaCCGATCTTGGTTGGGCTTTTGCACTGTTTGTGGGCCCCACCGATACGTGGCGATCCGcgattggtttgttttttaatttatttattttttttcagaccaaaaaaaatttaaaactattaaagaTGCTCTAATGATGATGGACTAACTGATTACGTTTTCATGCTTTGTTGGTATACGTGTGTGTTATTCCTTTATATATCAGGTGTATGTATACGTTTTCATGCTTTGTTGGTTACGAATagaaatataagtttttttagtGGGTAGTTTTTCTTTTAGTGGGTAGTGTTTGTAATCAGAGGGAGTGCTTAAAGCtttgataaaacaaatcataGAATGTAGTCAAACAATGAAGTTGCATGAATTTAATTCCAAGAACtttttacttcttctttttggcGTAATTGAACCCAACATTTTAACTATACTTTGTGCAGCTAGAAAGATTAGTCCATGTTGAAAATGTTGTGACCGCCTGGGCCTGGCCAGTGTTGCTAATGAAGACCGAGATTTCCGAATTGTCAAAACATTATTTCCATTGCTAGTTTTCTACTTTACTTATAAAActcaaaataataaacaaataaagggaaagtgaatttttttttgtaacacatgcTTTCATTAATTAAAAGCAATCAAGGTCTTAGGCCCAAGTTTAGCCAATAGGAGGGTCCagcaacaaagaagaagaaagatattgTTTAGCCAAACAGTCGGCTTCGGCATTCAGCGATCGATTAAGGTGAGAAAAAGTGATCTCGACGAAAGCACAGGAAATTTGCTTGATATCTTTGATGACACCGAAGATTTCCTTTATCTGCAGGTCGTTGGTAATAGCTCTGATGAGCGTTGAGTTATCAGAGAAACATCGGAGCTTTGTGAGCCCTAAGTTCCCTGCGGAGAGAAGAGATGATCGAAGCGCAAGTGCTTCCGCAATTAGAGGAGAGTTAACCAGTTCCTTTGTTGTAGTACCATGTCCAATGATTGTTCCTGTAGCCTCTGTAAATATCCAGGCCAAGCCAGCTCTCTTGGAGCGTACATCCCAAGCTGCGTCAGATCGGCAAGTCACCGCTAGTGGATCTTCCCTCAATTGATTTCGTTGTCTTTTTCCTTGAGGTACTACCTTTGATTTCGATTGGGTTGGTTATTGTGCTGTGATCCATTCCTTTGCTAAACGTAGACTTCTCGATGCCGTCTCTTTAGGTGAAATTATTTTGTCCTCAAAAACCAGTTGATTCCTCGCATTCCAGATCATCCAACATACCCAAGGGAGCACTGTGCTCGTGACTCCAGTTGGGGGTAGACACACCACTCTCTTGTGGGCGACGACATCATCTTTGAAACTCTTTCCTATCTCCAGTTGGATCTTGCGATTAAGAGGAATGAGCTCCCAAACCTCCCGCACAAAGGGGCAATGAAAGAAGGTGTGCGTTGCAGTCTCTAGTTCATTGCATCTTTTACAATAGGCTCCTGATGCCATACCTCTCTGTTGCAGGTTCTCTCCCAAAGGCAAAGCTCTCTGGATGACAGACCACATAAAGAGTTTCATTTTTGGTGAACACTTTTCGGACCAGACATCTTTCACCCAGTTAAAGGCTCCTGGCTCGAAGCAGTTTGGTTGTGTAGTTAACTGCATAGATGCTGCGAAATACCCTGAACGCGCAGTGTATATTCCAGATGCTAGTGGTTGCCATACGAAGGAGTCCTCTGCTTTCAGCAGACTTGGCTGCAGCAGTTGAATTTCCTTTGTCAGTTGAGGTAAGAGTGCTTCAATCTTGTTTTTATTCCACTGCATATCTGCCGTGAGTAGATCTGAGACTGTTAAGTCCAACTCTGCTTCTCTTAGGGGGCCAAACGGTTTGAGCTGTGTAGTCAATGAGATCCATGAATCTTTCCATATCCTAGTAGTCTCTCCATTTCCAATCACCCTGCCTAGGTTCCCTTTCAGGAGATCTCTTCCATGGAGGATGCTCCTCCATCCATGGGAGCAAACCGCCGGCACTTGAATGTCAATGAAAGATTTTGAGTGACAATACTTTCCTAGGAGGACTCTAGCGAGTAGACTATCTGGATTTGTAAGCAGGCGCCAAGCCTGTTTAGCTAGCAATGCTTGGTTGAAAGTCTGGATGTTTCTGATTCCTAAACCTCCACCTGCTTTAGGTTTAGTTAACTTGTCCCAAGCAACCCAtgccatttttctttttccatttgGATTGTCCCACCAAAATCTAGTGAAAACTGACTGTATACGCTTGCATAAAGTATAGGAAGTTCGAAGCATGACATAGAGAAGGTTGGTATCGTAGTCAGAACCGACTTCAGCATCGTGAGCTTACCTGCTCTGGACAGGAATCTCGTTGACAGACTGGAGGCTCGTTGTCGAATTCTATCCACTATGGCCGTGAACAAATCCTTCTTGCGTCTTCCAAAGTGTTCAGGTAAACCCAAATATTTTCCATTTCCCCCTTCTTTGGATATTCCGATTAGACTCTTAACATTTTCTCTCATCTCTGCTGAAGTTCTGGAGGAAAAGGTGATAGCTGACTTCTCCTTGTTTATTTTCTGGCCTGAAGCTTGCTCATACTCCCAGAGGATGTCTTTCAATTTCGTACATCTAGAAGGGGATGATTGATAGAAGAACATGGTATCATCTGTAAAAAGCAGATGATTAACCCTCGGGCTTCCCTTGGCCACTCGAATACCTTGCAAGGTACCGTCTCTTTCCGCTCTTTGGCACAGACCAGATAGAACTTGGCCACATAGAATAAAGAGATAGGGAGATAGAGGATCTCCCTGTCTAATTCCTCTATTAGGTGTGACTGAGCCCTGAATAGTGTCGTTGATCAGATAGGAGTATGACACCGTAGTTACACACTGCATAATCAGATTAACCCATTTTTCGTGGAAACCTAGTCTCTGAAGCACCTGTGCAATAAACCTCCATTATACTCTGTCATATGCCTTAGACATATCAGTCTTAAATGCCATTGTGCATCTCTTTTGAGCTTGAGAGGTCTTTAGGTATTGTAGAACTTCGTGAGTGATTACTATATTGTCTGCTATTGCCCTGCCTGGAATGAATGCTGATTGATTCTCGGATATGATAGAATGTAGCGTTGGTTTTAGCCTGAGTGCCAGTAACTTCGAAATAATCTTGAAATAGACATTACATAGCGCTATAGGGCGATAGTCGGCGACTCGTTTTGCTCCAACAATCTTGGGAATCAATCTGACATGTGTTACATTTTGCGAGGGTCTGAGGGTTTCTATCTCGAAGAAGGTCTTGATCTCTTTTACCACATCTAGGCCCACCACATCCCAATTAGCTTGGAAGAAGCTAGCTGAGAATCCATCAGGACCTGGAGCTTTATCCGGGTGAATAGCAAAAAATTGCTTCTTTGATCTCCTCCATTGTTGGCTCTTTTATTAATTCCTCATTCATTTCTGCAGTGACGCAAGGTTGCAATGACTTCTCTACTGTTTGTAGCCCATTGAAGCTGTCTGAGGTGAAGATATGATCAAAGTATTTACAGATGACTGCTGCAATTTGATCTTCCTCAAACCAAGGTACTCCATTATCATCCTCTAAAACTGTCATTCTATTTCTCGATTTCCTCGCTTTAGTGGAGGCATGAAAATACCCTGTATTAGAGTCACCAAGCGTTAACCAAAGTTGTATACTGCGTTGCCTCCAATAGTCTTCTTCTGCCTTGTAGGCCTTAAGGAGTCTCATGTTTAACTCGTGAATCAGTTCATCATCAGGAGTGTGACTGGTCATTGCATCATCTAGTTGAGATCGCAGAGTCTCAAGATTTTTCCTACTATTCTCAT
This genomic stretch from Brassica napus cultivar Da-Ae chromosome C9, Da-Ae, whole genome shotgun sequence harbors:
- the LOC106392283 gene encoding probable 2-oxoglutarate-dependent dioxygenase AOP1, giving the protein MGADTPQLPVIYLSDQTLKPGGEKWVEVRSDVRKALEDYGAFEVSYDRVSEELKKSVLDAMIELFELPVEAKQRNVSPKPYTGYSTHNGLSESLGIQDSNVLEKVNEFTQLLRPDCEGNKTMSETIQKFSEKLAELDVMVRRMVIESFGIENYFDEHLKSTNYRLRLMKYVAPPDVDANVAVGTKDSDDGGNTNTTANADAGDIANGIAKVHIDDDANAKGDVCTGVGTNHNGDDVNTGDCANVKSNVDVGTNVSAKSSVGADVNIGTIADVKANTGTRTSATVGVSDSVKANGGADDEEKKLGLPSHTDKNLLTVLYQYEIEGLEVLTKDEKWIRLKPCHNSFVVMAGDSLYALMNGRLSRPFHRVRVTERKKTRYSIALFSTPNGDYIIEPPKELVDEKHPRLFKPFTYVDLMSFYHTEAGRRPHSTLHAYCAVSGA